A window of the Helianthus annuus cultivar XRQ/B chromosome 4, HanXRQr2.0-SUNRISE, whole genome shotgun sequence genome harbors these coding sequences:
- the LOC110937957 gene encoding inactive TPR repeat-containing thioredoxin TTL3 isoform X2, whose protein sequence is MLKFNMGSINDVKSAKRVDEMADTGRVSDSGGEKFGKPNGLEFVFGSSMNDGVVKPSLSNVGRENGSGGVGLRVDESESNGLTTEVDSFLASSISSLNLGTGEAVDVANLMKDSSKTPENNASDGKSSVNLDFVFSTDRTDVQTDVNYQKEESKETVDKPVSDGTGTSIEGLGKEGFRMGSSEINSGDGANGNVDSGTMFGDNKVYGSFHVGNENIKRSSCKGRRKFNKQMNNLKSEGAGSREYFKKQDDNKDSVGNGNFSFSFGSYTGNASSDIPQSKVPDESVPSSSSFSTNEAGITNNFSFTSNIGVFGTSFTGFNTPDINLASPFTSDMFSGLGKKLDFSKTNSVGQRKLKKTKTKLRQQVRNHQQGGRNLSKDVPQSFEESSGCSPMDFSPYGGTEGVSTSNNPATSKLKNEEAVDTTENISANNFSSSPATSFVEADASARQRSHRKKYIIKTGQGVKHATPKVSRAHESTSGKQTKDSDQEICDKWRKRGNQAYKKGDLSEAEVCYSKGISSIQHTETSAFCIEPLLLCYSNRAAARMALGRLREGLKDCRTAAALDPTFVKANVRSANCHLLLGELEDASYNYSKCLESENIVCLDRRLAIEAADGLQKAQKVASYLKQSAELLQQKTYESAMTALGIISDALSLSCYSEKLLNMKGEALCVLGKHKDVVQLCEQTLDAAEKNFATESKLWRWNLMSKSYFHLGRLDIALDFIEKHEQLRPTADKSVDPTESLTSLAVTIRELLHCKNAGNEAFQNGKHTEAIEHYSAAISKSMESHSFAAVCFCNRAAAHQSLGVIIDAIGDCSAAIALDGTYPKALSRRSTLWEMIRDYKHAADDLQRLVSILETPSGENSKKSNGSVKDLRKARRRLSSIEENSKKERSLDLYLILGIKPSDTAAEVKKAYRKAALRHHPDKAGQVIARAESGSDGQKWKLIMESIQIDADKLFKMIGEAYAVLSDSTKRSKYDLEEEMWDDMNTHACSSSRRGSDFYSSPYETSNRRNSYYSTKTYGNSHYHYWEDSRKNYHSSYPRW, encoded by the exons ATGTTGAAATTTAATATGGGATCTATTAATGATGTTAAATCGGCTAAAAGGGTCGATGAAATGGCGGATACCGGAAGAGTTAGTGATAGTGGTGGTGAGAAGTTTGGGAAACCTAATGGTTTGGAGTTTGTGTTTGGTTCGAGTATGAACGATGGTGTAGTGAAGCCGAGTTTGAGCAACGTTGGGCGTGAAAATGGGTCGGGTGGTGTAGGATTGCGTGTTGATGAGAGTGAATCTAATGGCTTGACGACTGAGGTGGATTCCTTTTTGGCTAGTTCGATATCAAGCTTGAATCTTGGAACAGGGGAAGCGGTTGATGTTGCGAACTTGATGAAGGATAGTTCCAAGACACCGGAGAATAATGCATCAGATGGGAAAAGTTCTGTAAATCTGGACTTTGTGTTTTCTACTGATCGTACAGATGTTCAGACAGATGTGAATTATCAAAAAGAAGAATCTAAAGAGACGGTTGACAAGCCGGTTTCTGATGGAACGGGAACATCAATTGAAGGGTTGGGAAAGGAAGGATTCCGGATGGGTTCTTCGGAGATAAATTCTGGTGATGGTGCTAACGGGAATGTAGATAGTGGAACGATGTTTGGGGACAACAAAGTATACGGATCTTTTCATGTTggaaatgaaaatataaaaagatCTAGCTGCAAGGGAAGAAGGAAGTTTAATAAGCAAATGAACAATTTGAAGAGCGAAGGAGCTGGAAGCCGTGAGTACTTTAAGAAACAAGACGATAATAAAGATTCTGTTGGTAATGGTAACTTCAGTTTTAGTTTTGGAAGTTATACAGGCAATGCTTCCAGTGATATCCCTCAATCTAAAGTCCCTGATGAGTCGGTTCCATCCTCATCATCGTTTTCAACCAATGAAGCTGGAATAACCAATAACTTCAGCTTTACTAGTAACATTGGTGTATTTGGGACTTCATTTACGGGCTTTAATACACCCGATATAAATTTAGCGAGCCCGTTCACATCAGACATGTTTTCCGGTTTAGGTAAGAAGTTAGATTTCAGCAAAACCAATTCTGTCGGTCAACGAAAATTAAAAAAGACCAAGACAAAATTAAGGCAGCAAGTTAGGAACCATCAGCAGGGTGGTCGTAATTTATCCAAAGACGTCCCACAGTCGTTTGAAGAATCTTCTGGATGTTCACCGATGGATTTCTCTCCTTACGGTGGCACTGAAGGCGTATCAACTTCGAATAACCCTGCAACCTCTAAGTTAAAAAATGAAGAAGCTGTTGATACTACAGAGAACATCAGTGCAAACAACTTTTCATCATCGCCTGCCACATCATTTGTTGAAGCTGATGCGTCAGCAAGACAGCGGTCTCATCGAaagaaatatatcataaaaactGGTCAGGGTGTGAAACATGCAACTCCAAAAGTATCCCGTGCGCATGAATCTACTAGCGGGAAGCAAACAAAGGATTCAGATCAGGAAATATGCGACAAATGGCGAAAAAG GGGAAACCAGGCTTAtaaaaaaggcgatttatcagaAGCTGAGGTTTGTTATTCAAAGGGTATTAGTTCAATACAGCATACCGAGACGTCTGCTTTTTGTATAGAGCCTCTTCTTTTGTGCTATAGCAATCGTGCAGCTGCACGTATGGCTCTTGGAAGGTTAAGGGAAGGTTTAAAGGACTGTAGAACAGCTGCAGCATTAGACCCTACCTTTGTTAAGGCCAACGTGAGATCTGCAAA CTGTCATTTACTTCTTGGAGAGCTAGAGGATGCATCATACAACTATAGCAAGTGCTTAGAGTCGGAGAACATTGTTTGTTTGGATAGAAGACTTGCTATTGAAGCTGCTGATGGTCTGCAGAAGGCACAG AAAGTCGCAAGCTATCTGAAGCAGTCTGCGGAGCTTCTGCAACAGAAAACCTACGAGTCAGCAATGACTGCATTGGGAATTATTTCTGACGCTTTGTCCTTAAGCTGTTATTCGGAGAAATTACTTAATATGAAGGGAGAGGCTCTCTGTGTG TTAGGGAAGCATAAAGACGTAGTTCAGTTGTGCGAGCAAACTCTAGATGCAGCCGAAAAGAATTTTGCAACTGAATCGAAGCTTTGGAGGTGGAATCTGATGTCAAAGTCGTACTTTCATTTGGGTAGGCTTGACATAGCTCTTGACTTCATTGAGAAACATGAGCAGTTGAGACCTACTGCAGACAA GAGTGTGGACCCTACAGAGTCATTAACTTCTCTGGCTGTTACTATACGTGAGCTTTTACATTGCAAG AATGCAGGAAATGAAGCCTTTCAGAATGGTAAGCACACGGAAGCAATAGAGCATTATTCAGCTGCAATATCAAAGAGTATGGAATCACACTCGTTTGCAGCTGTCTGTTTCTGCAATCGTGCTGCTGCACACCAATCTTTGGGTGTAATTATTGACGCCATTGGAGATTGTAGCGCAGCTATAGCTCTTGATGGAACTTACCCAAAG GCACTTTCTAGAAGGTCTACCTTATGGGAGATGATTAGAGACTACAAACATGCAGCCGATGATCTTCAGAGACTCGTATCTATTCTTGAAACGCCGTCAGGTGAGAATTCTAAGAAGTCTAATGGCAGTGTGAAGGATCTAAGAAAAGCCCGCCGCCGGCTTTCTTCTATTGAAGAGAACTCAAAAAAAGAAAGGTCGCTAGATCTTTACCTCATTCT GGGAATAAAACCTTCAGACACTGCAGCGGAAGTTAAGAAGGCGTACAGGAAAGCAGCTCTCAGACATCATCCGGACAAG GCTGGTCAGGTGATTGCAAGAGCTGAAAGCGGAAGTGATGGGCAAAAATGGAAATTAATTATGGAATCAATTCAAATAGACGCCGATAAACTCTTCAAGATGATTGGAGAAGCATATGCTGTGCTTTCAGATTCCACCAAG AGGTCAAAGTATGATCTGGAAGAGGAAATGTGGGATGACATGAACACACATGCCTGTAGCAGTAGCAGAAGGGGATCTGACTTTTACAGTTCTCCGTATGAGACCAGCAACCGGAGAAATTCATACTATTCAACAAAGACCTACGGTAACTCCCACTATCACTATTGGGAGGACTCGAGAAAGAATTACCATAGCTCTTACCCTCGTTGGTAA
- the LOC110937957 gene encoding uncharacterized protein LOC110937957 isoform X1 translates to MSPTLKDYRSPSSSSQPSYFQNPNPSFQKCHTDSGIFNTTFNPINFSVSELDFDCSKDAAAPPAARPPRRKLVKVKKHSVSSKRVDSREKTVDFVFNGGSVCNRSLGETVSGGDGESLDVNMLKFNMGSINDVKSAKRVDEMADTGRVSDSGGEKFGKPNGLEFVFGSSMNDGVVKPSLSNVGRENGSGGVGLRVDESESNGLTTEVDSFLASSISSLNLGTGEAVDVANLMKDSSKTPENNASDGKSSVNLDFVFSTDRTDVQTDVNYQKEESKETVDKPVSDGTGTSIEGLGKEGFRMGSSEINSGDGANGNVDSGTMFGDNKVYGSFHVGNENIKRSSCKGRRKFNKQMNNLKSEGAGSREYFKKQDDNKDSVGNGNFSFSFGSYTGNASSDIPQSKVPDESVPSSSSFSTNEAGITNNFSFTSNIGVFGTSFTGFNTPDINLASPFTSDMFSGLGKKLDFSKTNSVGQRKLKKTKTKLRQQVRNHQQGGRNLSKDVPQSFEESSGCSPMDFSPYGGTEGVSTSNNPATSKLKNEEAVDTTENISANNFSSSPATSFVEADASARQRSHRKKYIIKTGQGVKHATPKVSRAHESTSGKQTKDSDQEICDKWRKRGNQAYKKGDLSEAEVCYSKGISSIQHTETSAFCIEPLLLCYSNRAAARMALGRLREGLKDCRTAAALDPTFVKANVRSANCHLLLGELEDASYNYSKCLESENIVCLDRRLAIEAADGLQKAQKVASYLKQSAELLQQKTYESAMTALGIISDALSLSCYSEKLLNMKGEALCVLGKHKDVVQLCEQTLDAAEKNFATESKLWRWNLMSKSYFHLGRLDIALDFIEKHEQLRPTADKSVDPTESLTSLAVTIRELLHCKNAGNEAFQNGKHTEAIEHYSAAISKSMESHSFAAVCFCNRAAAHQSLGVIIDAIGDCSAAIALDGTYPKALSRRSTLWEMIRDYKHAADDLQRLVSILETPSGENSKKSNGSVKDLRKARRRLSSIEENSKKERSLDLYLILGIKPSDTAAEVKKAYRKAALRHHPDKAGQVIARAESGSDGQKWKLIMESIQIDADKLFKMIGEAYAVLSDSTKRSKYDLEEEMWDDMNTHACSSSRRGSDFYSSPYETSNRRNSYYSTKTYGNSHYHYWEDSRKNYHSSYPRW, encoded by the exons ATGTCACCCACACTCAAAGATTATCGATCCCCATCATCTTCATCGCAGCCTTCTTATTTCCAAAACCCTAACCCTAGCTTTCAAAAATGTCATACTGATTCAGGTATATTCAATACTACTTTCAATCCTATCAATTTCAGTGTTAGTGAACTTGATTTTGATTGTTCCAAGGACGCGGCGGCGCCGCCCGCCGCTCGTCCGCCCAGGCGGAAGCTTGTGAAGGTGAAAAAACATTCAGTCAGTTCAAAACGTGTTGATAGTAGAGAGAAAACTGTTGATTTTGTGTTTAATGGTGGCTCTGTGTGTAATCGGAGCTTAGGGGAAACTGtgagtggtggtgatggtgagtCTTTGGATGTTAATATGTTGAAATTTAATATGGGATCTATTAATGATGTTAAATCGGCTAAAAGGGTCGATGAAATGGCGGATACCGGAAGAGTTAGTGATAGTGGTGGTGAGAAGTTTGGGAAACCTAATGGTTTGGAGTTTGTGTTTGGTTCGAGTATGAACGATGGTGTAGTGAAGCCGAGTTTGAGCAACGTTGGGCGTGAAAATGGGTCGGGTGGTGTAGGATTGCGTGTTGATGAGAGTGAATCTAATGGCTTGACGACTGAGGTGGATTCCTTTTTGGCTAGTTCGATATCAAGCTTGAATCTTGGAACAGGGGAAGCGGTTGATGTTGCGAACTTGATGAAGGATAGTTCCAAGACACCGGAGAATAATGCATCAGATGGGAAAAGTTCTGTAAATCTGGACTTTGTGTTTTCTACTGATCGTACAGATGTTCAGACAGATGTGAATTATCAAAAAGAAGAATCTAAAGAGACGGTTGACAAGCCGGTTTCTGATGGAACGGGAACATCAATTGAAGGGTTGGGAAAGGAAGGATTCCGGATGGGTTCTTCGGAGATAAATTCTGGTGATGGTGCTAACGGGAATGTAGATAGTGGAACGATGTTTGGGGACAACAAAGTATACGGATCTTTTCATGTTggaaatgaaaatataaaaagatCTAGCTGCAAGGGAAGAAGGAAGTTTAATAAGCAAATGAACAATTTGAAGAGCGAAGGAGCTGGAAGCCGTGAGTACTTTAAGAAACAAGACGATAATAAAGATTCTGTTGGTAATGGTAACTTCAGTTTTAGTTTTGGAAGTTATACAGGCAATGCTTCCAGTGATATCCCTCAATCTAAAGTCCCTGATGAGTCGGTTCCATCCTCATCATCGTTTTCAACCAATGAAGCTGGAATAACCAATAACTTCAGCTTTACTAGTAACATTGGTGTATTTGGGACTTCATTTACGGGCTTTAATACACCCGATATAAATTTAGCGAGCCCGTTCACATCAGACATGTTTTCCGGTTTAGGTAAGAAGTTAGATTTCAGCAAAACCAATTCTGTCGGTCAACGAAAATTAAAAAAGACCAAGACAAAATTAAGGCAGCAAGTTAGGAACCATCAGCAGGGTGGTCGTAATTTATCCAAAGACGTCCCACAGTCGTTTGAAGAATCTTCTGGATGTTCACCGATGGATTTCTCTCCTTACGGTGGCACTGAAGGCGTATCAACTTCGAATAACCCTGCAACCTCTAAGTTAAAAAATGAAGAAGCTGTTGATACTACAGAGAACATCAGTGCAAACAACTTTTCATCATCGCCTGCCACATCATTTGTTGAAGCTGATGCGTCAGCAAGACAGCGGTCTCATCGAaagaaatatatcataaaaactGGTCAGGGTGTGAAACATGCAACTCCAAAAGTATCCCGTGCGCATGAATCTACTAGCGGGAAGCAAACAAAGGATTCAGATCAGGAAATATGCGACAAATGGCGAAAAAG GGGAAACCAGGCTTAtaaaaaaggcgatttatcagaAGCTGAGGTTTGTTATTCAAAGGGTATTAGTTCAATACAGCATACCGAGACGTCTGCTTTTTGTATAGAGCCTCTTCTTTTGTGCTATAGCAATCGTGCAGCTGCACGTATGGCTCTTGGAAGGTTAAGGGAAGGTTTAAAGGACTGTAGAACAGCTGCAGCATTAGACCCTACCTTTGTTAAGGCCAACGTGAGATCTGCAAA CTGTCATTTACTTCTTGGAGAGCTAGAGGATGCATCATACAACTATAGCAAGTGCTTAGAGTCGGAGAACATTGTTTGTTTGGATAGAAGACTTGCTATTGAAGCTGCTGATGGTCTGCAGAAGGCACAG AAAGTCGCAAGCTATCTGAAGCAGTCTGCGGAGCTTCTGCAACAGAAAACCTACGAGTCAGCAATGACTGCATTGGGAATTATTTCTGACGCTTTGTCCTTAAGCTGTTATTCGGAGAAATTACTTAATATGAAGGGAGAGGCTCTCTGTGTG TTAGGGAAGCATAAAGACGTAGTTCAGTTGTGCGAGCAAACTCTAGATGCAGCCGAAAAGAATTTTGCAACTGAATCGAAGCTTTGGAGGTGGAATCTGATGTCAAAGTCGTACTTTCATTTGGGTAGGCTTGACATAGCTCTTGACTTCATTGAGAAACATGAGCAGTTGAGACCTACTGCAGACAA GAGTGTGGACCCTACAGAGTCATTAACTTCTCTGGCTGTTACTATACGTGAGCTTTTACATTGCAAG AATGCAGGAAATGAAGCCTTTCAGAATGGTAAGCACACGGAAGCAATAGAGCATTATTCAGCTGCAATATCAAAGAGTATGGAATCACACTCGTTTGCAGCTGTCTGTTTCTGCAATCGTGCTGCTGCACACCAATCTTTGGGTGTAATTATTGACGCCATTGGAGATTGTAGCGCAGCTATAGCTCTTGATGGAACTTACCCAAAG GCACTTTCTAGAAGGTCTACCTTATGGGAGATGATTAGAGACTACAAACATGCAGCCGATGATCTTCAGAGACTCGTATCTATTCTTGAAACGCCGTCAGGTGAGAATTCTAAGAAGTCTAATGGCAGTGTGAAGGATCTAAGAAAAGCCCGCCGCCGGCTTTCTTCTATTGAAGAGAACTCAAAAAAAGAAAGGTCGCTAGATCTTTACCTCATTCT GGGAATAAAACCTTCAGACACTGCAGCGGAAGTTAAGAAGGCGTACAGGAAAGCAGCTCTCAGACATCATCCGGACAAG GCTGGTCAGGTGATTGCAAGAGCTGAAAGCGGAAGTGATGGGCAAAAATGGAAATTAATTATGGAATCAATTCAAATAGACGCCGATAAACTCTTCAAGATGATTGGAGAAGCATATGCTGTGCTTTCAGATTCCACCAAG AGGTCAAAGTATGATCTGGAAGAGGAAATGTGGGATGACATGAACACACATGCCTGTAGCAGTAGCAGAAGGGGATCTGACTTTTACAGTTCTCCGTATGAGACCAGCAACCGGAGAAATTCATACTATTCAACAAAGACCTACGGTAACTCCCACTATCACTATTGGGAGGACTCGAGAAAGAATTACCATAGCTCTTACCCTCGTTGGTAA